The proteins below come from a single Miscanthus floridulus cultivar M001 chromosome 1, ASM1932011v1, whole genome shotgun sequence genomic window:
- the LOC136489530 gene encoding GDSL esterase/lipase At2g27360-like isoform X2 — protein MAPAAPLLVVLLVAAEAFAYADTDGYGRYSRLFAFGNSLTDTGNSAIFPVTAGGPFTRPPYGETYFGHPSGRASNGRLILDFLVEELKVPQPTPYLAGKTAADFLNGTNFALGGATVLDPAFLASKGVTSFVPISLSNETSWFQNVVQLLNSSDDYGEIGLNDYFFALSNNSVDVAASLVPHIIGAVRSALTAMIAAGARTVVITGMLPIGCEPQQLALFPGDQGDYDPITHCIARFNEVAKRHNRALRMMLSEHRLDYSCRGRSLSLLYADIYNPVVKAVAFPTFYGFGDRPLSACCGGGGGPYNFNFTTFCGTPGSTTCADPSKFVSWDGIHFTEAANRLVTRTMLKELKLLV, from the exons ATGGCGCCGGCCGCGCCGCTGCTCGTAGTACTCCTCGTCGCCGCAGAGGCCTTCGCCTATGCGGACACTGATGGCTACGGCAGGTACTCCCGCCTCTTCGCGTTCGGCAACTCGCTCACTGACACGGGGAACTCGGCCATCTTCCCGGTGACTGCCGGAGGACCTTTCACCCGGCCGCCGTACGGGGAGACATACTTTGGTCATCCCAGCGGCCGGGCTTCCAACGGCAGGCTCATCCTCGACTTCCTCG TGGAGGAACTGAAGGTGCCACAGCCGACGCCGTACCTCGCCGGCAAAACGGCCGCTGACTTTCTGAACGGAACCAACTTCGCGCTGGGTGGTGCGACGGTCCTGGACCCGGCGTTCTTAGCAAGCAAAGGTGTAACGTCGTTCGTGCCCATCTCTCTCAGTAATGAGACGAGCTGGTTTCAGAACGTCGTGCAACTGCTCAACTCATCAGACGACTACG GCGAGATCGGTCTCAATGACTACTTCTTCGCCCTAAGCAACAACTCCGTCGACGTCGCGGCGAGCCTGGTGCCACACATCATCGGCGCCGTCCGTTCGGCCCTGACC GCCATGATCGCTGCCGGGGCGAGGACGGTGGTGATCACGGGGATGCTACCAATCGGCTGCGAGCCGCAGCAGCTCGCCCTGTTCCCAGGCGATCAAGGCGACTACGACCCCATCACCCACTGCATCGCGCGGTTCAACGAGGTCGCCAAGCGGCACAACCGTGCGCTGAGGATGATGCTCAGCGAGCACCGGCTTGACTACAGCTGCCGTGGCAGGTCCCTTTCCCTCCTCTACGCCGACATCTACAACCCCGTCGTCAAGGCCGTCGCGTTCCCAACCTTTTACGGCTTCGGAGACAGGCCGCTGTCCGCGTGTTGCGGGGGCGGTGGTGGCCCCTATAACTTCAACTTCACCACGTTCTGCGGCACGCCAGGGTCGACGACGTGCGCTGACCCGTCCAAGTTCGTCTCCTGGGACGGGATCCACTTCACCGAGGCTGCCAATAGGCTCGTTACTCGCACCATGCTTAAGGAACTCAAACTACTAGTGTAA
- the LOC136489530 gene encoding GDSL esterase/lipase At2g27360-like isoform X1, which translates to MAPAAPLLVVLLVAAEAFAYADTDGYGRYSRLFAFGNSLTDTGNSAIFPVTAGGPFTRPPYGETYFGHPSGRASNGRLILDFLVEELKVPQPTPYLAGKTAADFLNGTNFALGGATVLDPAFLASKGVTSFVPISLSNETSWFQNVVQLLNSSDDYEQRKLMVSSIFYVGEIGLNDYFFALSNNSVDVAASLVPHIIGAVRSALTAMIAAGARTVVITGMLPIGCEPQQLALFPGDQGDYDPITHCIARFNEVAKRHNRALRMMLSEHRLDYSCRGRSLSLLYADIYNPVVKAVAFPTFYGFGDRPLSACCGGGGGPYNFNFTTFCGTPGSTTCADPSKFVSWDGIHFTEAANRLVTRTMLKELKLLV; encoded by the exons ATGGCGCCGGCCGCGCCGCTGCTCGTAGTACTCCTCGTCGCCGCAGAGGCCTTCGCCTATGCGGACACTGATGGCTACGGCAGGTACTCCCGCCTCTTCGCGTTCGGCAACTCGCTCACTGACACGGGGAACTCGGCCATCTTCCCGGTGACTGCCGGAGGACCTTTCACCCGGCCGCCGTACGGGGAGACATACTTTGGTCATCCCAGCGGCCGGGCTTCCAACGGCAGGCTCATCCTCGACTTCCTCG TGGAGGAACTGAAGGTGCCACAGCCGACGCCGTACCTCGCCGGCAAAACGGCCGCTGACTTTCTGAACGGAACCAACTTCGCGCTGGGTGGTGCGACGGTCCTGGACCCGGCGTTCTTAGCAAGCAAAGGTGTAACGTCGTTCGTGCCCATCTCTCTCAGTAATGAGACGAGCTGGTTTCAGAACGTCGTGCAACTGCTCAACTCATCAGACGACTACG AGCAGCGTAAGCTGATGGTAAGCTCGATCTTCTACGTAGGCGAGATCGGTCTCAATGACTACTTCTTCGCCCTAAGCAACAACTCCGTCGACGTCGCGGCGAGCCTGGTGCCACACATCATCGGCGCCGTCCGTTCGGCCCTGACC GCCATGATCGCTGCCGGGGCGAGGACGGTGGTGATCACGGGGATGCTACCAATCGGCTGCGAGCCGCAGCAGCTCGCCCTGTTCCCAGGCGATCAAGGCGACTACGACCCCATCACCCACTGCATCGCGCGGTTCAACGAGGTCGCCAAGCGGCACAACCGTGCGCTGAGGATGATGCTCAGCGAGCACCGGCTTGACTACAGCTGCCGTGGCAGGTCCCTTTCCCTCCTCTACGCCGACATCTACAACCCCGTCGTCAAGGCCGTCGCGTTCCCAACCTTTTACGGCTTCGGAGACAGGCCGCTGTCCGCGTGTTGCGGGGGCGGTGGTGGCCCCTATAACTTCAACTTCACCACGTTCTGCGGCACGCCAGGGTCGACGACGTGCGCTGACCCGTCCAAGTTCGTCTCCTGGGACGGGATCCACTTCACCGAGGCTGCCAATAGGCTCGTTACTCGCACCATGCTTAAGGAACTCAAACTACTAGTGTAA